In the genome of Flexistipes sinusarabici DSM 4947, one region contains:
- the lon gene encoding endopeptidase La — protein sequence MADKTEQFSLIPLRDIVIFPTMVTPVFVGRKKSINALDVAGDTDKKIFLVLQKDSGVNDPGIEDLYNVGLVADILQVLKLPDGSIKVLVEGAYRAEIKDLFVEEECTYVNVKPFEDKNEDETFYKYLRESLMQHFKEFAQTENKIPKEIYDSIVKMDDLNNLSYMIASNLSIRVSEQQEILEIASLSERIEKIIEFIEMETEIKKIDKKIKQRVKSQMTKTQREYYLNEQIKAINKELGRDEDIKADIEELQTAINEKKMPKIVREKAEKELKKLRIMPPMSAETTVVRNYLDWIVSLPWGEYTEDILDLEKAENILNRDHYGLEKPKERILEFLAVKKFSERIKGPILCFVGPPGVGKTSLAKSIAESMNRNFVRLSLGGVRDEAEIRGHRRTYIGSMPGKIIQSVRRAESMNPVFLLDEIDKLGMDFRGDPSSALLEALDPEQNNSFSDHYLEVDFDLSKVFFITTANTVESIPHALLDRMEVIRIPGYTEREKLNIAEKYLFPKQLSEHNIPAEKVDIAENAILDVIRYYTKEAGVRNLERELASVIRKAAKKLVTENNVTSVKVTRKNLENLLGVKRFRLEHVEESEDVGVATGLAWTPYGGDILQTEVAAYEGNGQLQITGHIGDVMQESARTALSVVKSRARRFQVPAYKFKDFDIHLHVPEGAVPKDGPSAGITMATAILSALSGIYVDCNIAMSGEINLRGKVLPVGGIKEKVLAAHRAGVKKVILPEDNRKDLTEVPSDVKKQISVVFAKTIDDVFDIVLKTKTKEMG from the coding sequence ATGGCAGATAAAACTGAGCAGTTTTCTCTGATACCGCTTAGGGATATAGTTATATTTCCCACAATGGTTACACCCGTTTTTGTGGGAAGAAAAAAATCCATAAACGCCCTTGATGTTGCAGGGGACACAGATAAAAAAATATTTCTGGTTTTACAAAAGGATTCAGGTGTCAATGATCCCGGTATTGAGGATTTATACAATGTTGGTTTAGTAGCTGATATCCTTCAGGTACTCAAACTTCCTGACGGGAGTATTAAAGTTCTTGTTGAAGGGGCATATCGGGCTGAGATTAAGGATCTGTTTGTTGAAGAAGAGTGTACTTATGTGAATGTAAAACCTTTTGAAGATAAAAATGAAGATGAAACATTTTATAAATACCTTAGAGAATCACTAATGCAGCACTTTAAGGAATTCGCACAAACAGAGAATAAAATTCCCAAAGAAATTTATGATTCAATCGTCAAAATGGATGACTTGAATAACCTTTCCTATATGATTGCCTCCAACCTAAGTATTCGGGTTAGTGAACAGCAGGAGATCCTTGAAATAGCAAGTTTAAGTGAAAGAATTGAAAAAATTATTGAATTTATTGAAATGGAAACTGAAATCAAGAAAATTGACAAAAAGATAAAGCAGCGAGTCAAATCTCAGATGACCAAGACCCAGCGGGAGTATTATTTGAATGAGCAAATAAAAGCTATTAATAAAGAGCTGGGAAGAGATGAAGATATAAAGGCTGATATTGAAGAGCTACAGACAGCGATTAATGAGAAAAAAATGCCGAAAATTGTCAGGGAAAAAGCAGAGAAAGAGCTTAAAAAACTGAGAATTATGCCGCCGATGAGTGCAGAAACAACGGTAGTCCGAAATTACCTTGACTGGATAGTCAGTTTACCCTGGGGCGAATATACCGAGGATATTCTAGACTTAGAAAAGGCTGAAAACATATTAAACAGGGATCATTACGGTTTGGAAAAGCCCAAGGAAAGAATTTTGGAGTTTCTTGCGGTTAAAAAGTTTTCCGAAAGAATAAAAGGCCCTATACTCTGTTTCGTTGGTCCGCCAGGAGTGGGCAAAACCTCACTGGCTAAATCCATTGCTGAGTCGATGAATAGAAATTTTGTCCGGCTAAGCCTCGGCGGAGTAAGGGACGAGGCTGAAATCAGAGGGCACAGAAGAACATATATAGGCTCGATGCCCGGCAAGATTATTCAGTCTGTCAGAAGGGCTGAGAGTATGAATCCGGTGTTTCTGCTTGATGAAATAGATAAACTAGGTATGGATTTTAGAGGTGATCCTTCCTCAGCACTGCTGGAGGCTTTGGATCCGGAGCAGAATAACAGCTTTTCTGACCATTATCTGGAAGTGGACTTTGATCTTTCGAAAGTATTTTTTATTACAACTGCCAATACAGTGGAATCCATTCCCCATGCTCTTCTGGACAGAATGGAAGTTATACGTATCCCGGGTTATACGGAACGCGAGAAGCTTAATATTGCCGAAAAGTATCTTTTTCCAAAGCAGCTGTCAGAGCATAATATTCCGGCTGAGAAAGTTGACATTGCAGAAAATGCTATTCTGGATGTAATCAGATATTATACCAAAGAAGCTGGTGTGAGAAATCTTGAGAGAGAACTGGCATCGGTTATCAGAAAGGCAGCAAAAAAGCTTGTAACAGAAAACAATGTTACTTCAGTCAAGGTTACAAGAAAAAATCTTGAAAATCTTCTCGGTGTGAAGCGATTTCGACTTGAGCACGTTGAAGAATCCGAAGATGTGGGAGTTGCCACTGGTCTTGCCTGGACGCCGTACGGTGGAGACATCTTGCAGACGGAAGTCGCCGCCTATGAGGGTAACGGTCAGCTGCAGATTACGGGTCATATCGGGGATGTGATGCAGGAATCTGCCCGGACAGCACTTTCTGTTGTAAAAAGCAGAGCAAGAAGATTCCAGGTTCCAGCATATAAGTTTAAAGATTTTGACATTCATCTGCATGTACCGGAAGGAGCTGTACCAAAAGACGGGCCGTCAGCTGGCATTACCATGGCCACAGCTATATTATCTGCCTTGTCAGGTATTTATGTGGATTGCAATATTGCAATGAGTGGTGAGATTAATCTCAGAGGGAAGGTGCTTCCGGTGGGAGGTATAAAAGAGAAAGTACTTGCGGCTCATCGGGCAGGTGTAAAAAAGGTTATTTTGCCGGAGGATAACAGGAAGGACTTGACAGAGGTCCCATCGGATGTTAAAAAACAAATCTCGGTAGTGTTTGCTAAAACTATCGATGATGTTTTTGATATTGTTTTAAAAACAAAAACTAAAGAAATGGGGTGA